One genomic region from Salvia hispanica cultivar TCC Black 2014 chromosome 2, UniMelb_Shisp_WGS_1.0, whole genome shotgun sequence encodes:
- the LOC125207080 gene encoding polygalacturonase-1 non-catalytic subunit beta-like, giving the protein MLPPTINQPITNILTLLSLTRTMSSAAAPPLLPLFLLAFLSISSLNVAAAGENPFTPKGYAMRYWKKQISNDLPRPEFLFDKASPLSAAQYAAFSKLASDQSSLSTQLPEFCSNANLLCFPDLAPSLEKHSDNANFAAYVGKNFTNYGTDRVGATDGFRSYSENENVVADTFRRYSRDSTGHRDKFTAYATDANVVDQTFNTYGTAATGGKGEFTNYNDQVNVPNLVFTSYSDSGNGRLQSFTAYTQNANAGDQKFTSYGKNGNGAENEFSSYGNESNVMGSTFTNYGEKGNGANDTFTNYGTNTNVPENHFKNYGTQGNAATETFKNYRDQSNVGDDTFDSYGKASNAAKIGFVNYGQSFNEGTDKFTGYGKDSTGAEADFKIYGVNNTFKDYSKQGTKFSRYINESSAVVASLVSSGKKVNKWVVEPGKFFRESMLKTGTIMPMPDIRDKMPKRSFLPRLIVSKLPFSTSKLADLRRIFHAVDDSGSMTKMLTDTLAECERAPSPGETKQCVASIEDMIDFATSVLGRNVAARTTESTRGYNGNIKIGNVKGINGGKVTKSVSCHQSLFPYMLYYCHSVPKVRVYEADILDPKSESKINHGVAICHVDTSSWSPGHGAFISLGSAPGKIEVCHWIFENDLTWAIAD; this is encoded by the exons atgttgCCTCCAACCATCAACCAACCCATCACCAACATTCTCactcttctttctctcactAGAACAATGAGCTCCGCCGCCGCTCCGCCGCTCCTCCCCCTCTTCCTCCTCGCCTTCCTCTCCATCTCTTCTCTCAAT GTAGCAGCCGCTGGAGAAAACCCATTCACGCCCAAGGGCTACGCAATGCGGTACTGGAAGAAGCAGATCTCCAATGACCTGCCCAGGCCGGAGTTTCTGTTCGACAAAGCTTCGCCGCTGAGCGCCGCCCAATACGCTGCCTTCTCGAAGCTCGCCTCCGATCAGAGCTCGCTGTCGACGCAGCTCCCGGAGTTCTGCTCCAATGCCAATCTCCTCTGCTTCCCCGATTTGGCCCCGAGCCTGGAGAAGCACAGCGACAATGCCAACTTCGCCGCCTACGTCGGCAAGAACTTCACCAACTACGGCACCGATCGCGTCGGCGCAACCGACGGCTTCCGGAGCTACTCCGAGAACGAGAATGTCGTCGCCGACACGTTCCGCCGCTACAGCCGCGACTCCACCGGCCACCGCGATAAATTCACCGCCTACGCCACGGACGCCAACGTGGTGGACCAGACCTTCAACACCTACGGCACGGCGGCCACCGGCGGCAAGGGCGAATTCACCAACTACAACGACCAAGTCAATGTGCCCAACCTCGTCTTCACCTCCTACTCCGACAGCGGCAACGGCCGCCTTCAATCCTTCACAGCCTACACCCAAAACGCCAATGCCGGCGACCAGAAATTCACCAGCTACGGCAAGAACGGCAACGGCGCCGAGAACGAATTCAGCAGCTACGGCAACGAATCCAATGTGATGGGCTCCACCTTCACCAACTACGGCGAGAAGGGCAACGGCGCCAACGACACCTTCACCAACTACGGCACCAACACCAATGTCCCCGAGAATCACTTCAAGAACTACGGCACTCAGGGCAATGCCGCCACAGAAACCTTCAAAAATTACAGAGATCAATCCAACGTCGGCGACGACACCTTCGATTCCTACGGCAAGGCCTCCAACGCCGCTAAAATCGGCTTCGTCAACTACGGCCAGTCATTCAATGAGGGCACCGATAAATTCACCGGCTACGGCAAAGACTCCACCGGCGCCGAGGCCGATTTCAAGATTTACGGCGTCAACAACACCTTCAAAGACTACTCGAAGCAGGGCACCAAATTTTCAAGGTACATTAATGAGAGCTCTGCTGTGGTGGCCTCATTAGTTTCCAGTGGCAAAAAGGTGAATAAATGGGTGGTTGAGCCAGGGAAGTTCTTCAGAGAGTCCATGTTGAAGACTGGTACAATCATGCCTATGCCAGACATCCGGGATAAAATGCCCAAAAGGTCATTTTTGCCCCGCCTCATTGTCTCCAAATTGCCCTTCTCCACCTCCAAGCTCGCAGACCTTAGGAGGATCTTCCACGCTGTCGACGACTCGGGCAGCATGACCAAAATGCTCACTGATACGCTGGCGGAGTGCGAGCGGGCACCCAGCCCCGGCGAGACGAAGCAGTGTGTGGCCTCGATCGAGGACATGATCGACTTCGCCACGTCAGTGCTGGGGCGGAACGTGGCGGCGCGGACGACGGAGAGCACCCGGGGGTATAATGGGAATATCAAGATTGGAAATGTCAAAGGGATCAACGGTGGAAAAGTGACAAAATCAGTGTCGTGTCACCAGAGCTTATTTCCCTACATGCTTTACTATTGCCATTCCGTCCCAAAAGTCCGGGTCTACGAAGCGGATATCCTGGATCCGAAATCTGAGTCGAAAATTAACCACGGCGTCGCTATCTGCCATGTCGACACGTCCTCGTGGAGCCCGGGCCATGGGGCGTTCATCTCGTTGGGGTCGGCCCCTGGTAAAATAGAGGTGTGCCACTGGATATTCGAGAACGACTTGACATGGGCAATTGCGGATTGA